The DNA segment TTCTTCTTTGGCTCTGGCTCAGCTAACTCGTAAGCGGTTACCGATGCGCCCTCTTCTGCGTCAGTTGCCACAGTGAACTCACCGGAAACATGAGCGGCAGCAAGAAGATCACCGCGAACAGCTGCAATCTTAGCCTCATCATGTGCTGGAACATTCAAGGTGACCGACAAGAACGGCGTACGTTGGGAAACCTTGTTCTCCGACTTCACCTTACGCAACGCAGCCAAAGCTTGGCCGGCAATATGCATGGTAGCTGGATCGGCATCGCCAGAAGCCTGAGCTAATGGAACAATCGACGGCCACTGAGCGCGGTGGACCGAACCAGTGCGATACCACGACCACACCTCTTCAGCAGCATACGGCAACACTGGCGCGAACAAGCGAACAAATGTATCAACAGCCAAGTTCAATGCAACACGTGCTGAACGAATAGCCTGCTCCTGACCAGCCTCGGCGTACTTGCCGTCGCGATCATAAGCACGGTCCTTGACCAACTCAAGATAGTCGTCACAGAACGTCCAGAAGCATGTTTCAGAGATCTCCAATGCACGAGTGTGATCATAGTTTTCAAATGCCTGGGTAGCCTGTTCAACAACGTGAACCAGCTCAGCAAGCATTGCGCGATCGATCGGCTCAGTAACAGCAGAAGCATCTAAATCAATCTTCGAACCAGTGCCACCCATCTGCAACGCAAACTTCGAAGCGTTGAGTAGCTTCATCGCCAAGCGGCGACCGATCTTCATCTGCTGCTCATCAAACGCCGCATCAGTACCCAGACGAGCCGAAGCTGCCCAATAACGAACAGCGTCCGAACCATGCTTTTCCAACAGACTCATCGGGGTAACAACATTACCCTTCGACTTACTCATCTTCTTACGGTCCGGATCAAGGATCCAGCCCGAAATAGCGGCATGCTTCCATGGCACATCGTTAAACTCAAGATGTGCACGAACCATCGTGGAGAACAACCAGGTACGGATGATGTCCTGGCCCTGCGGGCGAACATCCATCGGGTAAACTTTGGCGAACAAGTCCTCATCAGTCAACCAGCCGCCAGCAATCTGCGGAGTCAACGACGACGTCGCCCACGTATCCATAATGTCAACTTCGCCAACGAAGCCGCCAGCCTGGCCGCGCTGCTCCGCAGTGAAACCTTCAGGAACGTCAGTCGTAGGATCAATCGGAAGCTGGTCAACCGACGGAACAATAACGTCGTCATAATCAACATCGCCAGCTTCAGTCACCCGATACCACAACGGCAACGGAACACCAAAGAAACGCTGACGCGATACCAGCCAGTCAGTATTCAAACCTTCAACCCAGTTGTTGTAACGCACCCGCATGAAGTCCGGATGGAACGCAACTTCTTCGCCACGAGCGAGCAAGTTATCACGCAAATCCTTACCGTTAGACTCTTCGTGTGCGCGGCCGCCGTTACGGATGTACCACTGGCGAGAAGTTACGATTTCGAGCG comes from the Arcanobacterium phocisimile genome and includes:
- the valS gene encoding valine--tRNA ligase, whose amino-acid sequence is MTENNSALLDNTEVPDKVSLEGLEDRWGKAWAENGTYRFDRDTERAQVYSIDTPPPTVSGSLHVGHVFSYTHTDTVARYKRMQGMNVFYPMGWDDNGLPTERRVQNYYGVRVDPSLPYVPDFVPPHDGGDGKSIKFADQMPISRPNFIELCWKLTQEDEQQFEALWRHLGLSVDWEQNYQTIGAKAQKVAQAAFIKNLQRGEAYQAQAPGLWDITFQTAVAQAELEAREYPGAYHSLAFHRADGDDVIIETTRPELLPACVALIAHPDDERYQALFGTTVKSPVFGVEIPVLAHPQAEMDKGAGIAMCCTFGDVTDVVWWRELDLPMRSVLGKDGRLLHETPEWITDADGIAMYEEMAGKTTFSARKALVEKLAETGEMLGDPKPTTRMTNFFEKGDKPLEIVTSRQWYIRNGGRAHEESNGKDLRDNLLARGEEVAFHPDFMRVRYNNWVEGLNTDWLVSRQRFFGVPLPLWYRVTEAGDVDYDDVIVPSVDQLPIDPTTDVPEGFTAEQRGQAGGFVGEVDIMDTWATSSLTPQIAGGWLTDEDLFAKVYPMDVRPQGQDIIRTWLFSTMVRAHLEFNDVPWKHAAISGWILDPDRKKMSKSKGNVVTPMSLLEKHGSDAVRYWAASARLGTDAAFDEQQMKIGRRLAMKLLNASKFALQMGGTGSKIDLDASAVTEPIDRAMLAELVHVVEQATQAFENYDHTRALEISETCFWTFCDDYLELVKDRAYDRDGKYAEAGQEQAIRSARVALNLAVDTFVRLFAPVLPYAAEEVWSWYRTGSVHRAQWPSIVPLAQASGDADPATMHIAGQALAALRKVKSENKVSQRTPFLSVTLNVPAHDEAKIAAVRGDLLAAAHVSGEFTVATDAEEGASVTAYELAEPEPKKK